The following proteins are co-located in the Actinomycetota bacterium genome:
- a CDS encoding nitroreductase family deazaflavin-dependent oxidoreductase — protein sequence MNDTAPPEERDHSPSAAPRYTKARHHHDLERMRRLFHRMNHFMVLAWRLGFGPVLNMWPSVTGRILVLVHTGRKSGNRYYTPLNYAPDGDALYCLVGLGPRTDWYRNAMTEPNVQVWLPSGRWSGVARDATHDPDRNTRMRQVLIASGFAAWTLGLYPKRMSDEQVEEATHDYRLVRIVTAEHLAGPGDLAWVWALPAAAALSWTMRHRRPTRSG from the coding sequence TTGAACGACACCGCACCACCGGAGGAGCGAGATCACAGCCCTTCCGCCGCGCCCCGCTACACGAAGGCGCGGCATCACCACGATCTCGAACGCATGCGCCGGCTATTCCACCGCATGAACCACTTCATGGTGCTCGCCTGGCGCCTCGGATTCGGACCGGTGCTCAACATGTGGCCGTCTGTGACCGGGCGGATACTCGTCCTCGTCCACACCGGAAGGAAGAGCGGCAACCGCTACTACACGCCGCTGAACTACGCACCGGACGGAGATGCCCTCTACTGCCTCGTGGGCTTGGGACCGCGAACGGACTGGTACCGCAACGCCATGACCGAACCGAACGTGCAGGTGTGGCTGCCGAGTGGTCGGTGGTCCGGCGTTGCGCGCGACGCGACACACGATCCGGATCGAAACACCCGCATGCGCCAAGTCCTGATCGCGAGCGGCTTTGCCGCCTGGACGCTCGGCTTGTATCCGAAGAGGATGAGCGACGAGCAGGTGGAGGAGGCGACCCACGACTACCGTCTGGTGCGCATCGTGACGGCCGAGCATCTCGCCGGTCCCGGAGATCTGGCGTGGGTATGGGCACTCCCGGCTGCGGCGGCCCTTTCGTGGACGATGCGACACCGGCGACCCACACGATCCGGCTGA
- a CDS encoding mechanosensitive ion channel: METTISNLFERWLGTGIIATLVAIAVVVALAFLAYFAVRALGLPVIRRAAKHTTFRWDDVFADRTFQHRISLLIPAVVLYAGVSAVPGLGDFWVEAWRRVAGAGVVVIAAMVLGSLLAAVNTIYETFPVSKDRPIKGYLQVVQIFIYLFAAVLVVAVLANQSPWFFISGIGAATAVLLLIFKDTILSFIASIQLATNDMLRVGDWIEMPRFNADGDVIDIALHTVKVQNWDKTITTIPTYKLISESFKNWRGMTEAGGRRIKRAVNIDMSSVRFLTDDEVERFTRFVPLADYMEAKRQEIAEYNAANEPPEGMIGDPRRLTNIGTLRAYMVSYLKSLPGIAKDMTFIIRQLAPGPKGLPLEIYVFANDIRWPQYEALQADIFDHLLAMLPEFGLRPFQEPTGTDFRSLGGAEVS, encoded by the coding sequence ATGGAGACGACGATCAGCAACCTGTTCGAACGATGGCTCGGCACCGGCATCATTGCCACCCTCGTAGCCATTGCCGTCGTTGTGGCTCTCGCCTTCCTGGCCTACTTCGCCGTGCGGGCCCTCGGCCTCCCGGTCATCCGCAGGGCAGCCAAGCACACGACGTTTCGCTGGGACGATGTCTTCGCAGATCGCACGTTCCAACACCGCATCTCGCTACTCATCCCCGCGGTCGTCCTCTACGCCGGCGTCTCCGCCGTTCCCGGCCTCGGTGACTTCTGGGTCGAAGCGTGGCGGCGTGTCGCCGGCGCCGGTGTCGTCGTCATCGCCGCGATGGTCCTCGGATCGCTCCTTGCCGCGGTCAACACCATCTACGAGACGTTCCCTGTCTCCAAAGACCGGCCGATCAAGGGCTACCTGCAAGTCGTCCAGATCTTCATCTACCTGTTCGCCGCCGTCCTCGTCGTCGCGGTCCTCGCCAACCAGTCTCCATGGTTCTTCATCAGCGGCATCGGCGCCGCAACCGCCGTCCTTCTGCTCATCTTCAAAGACACGATCCTGTCGTTCATCGCATCGATCCAGCTCGCCACCAACGACATGCTTCGTGTCGGAGACTGGATCGAGATGCCCCGGTTCAACGCCGACGGCGATGTCATCGACATCGCCCTGCACACCGTCAAAGTGCAGAACTGGGACAAGACGATCACCACCATCCCCACGTACAAGCTGATCTCCGAATCGTTCAAGAACTGGCGGGGGATGACCGAAGCCGGTGGCCGGCGCATCAAACGGGCCGTCAACATCGACATGTCCAGCGTTCGATTTCTCACCGATGACGAGGTCGAACGGTTCACCCGCTTCGTTCCGCTGGCCGACTACATGGAGGCGAAACGTCAGGAGATCGCCGAGTACAACGCTGCAAACGAGCCTCCGGAAGGCATGATCGGTGACCCGCGCCGGCTCACGAACATCGGGACGCTGCGCGCCTATATGGTCTCCTACCTGAAGAGCCTGCCGGGCATCGCCAAGGACATGACGTTCATCATCCGGCAACTCGCACCCGGACCGAAAGGGCTCCCTCTCGAGATCTACGTGTTCGCCAACGATATCCGGTGGCCACAGTACGAGGCGTTGCAGGCCGATATCTTCGACCATCTCCTCGCCATGCTTCCCGAATTCGGGCTGCGCCCCTTCCAAGAGCCCACCGGCACGGATTTTCGATCCCTTGGGGGAGCCGAGGTCTCGTAG
- a CDS encoding IclR family transcriptional regulator has protein sequence MCVHTNNISEGQTVTAIERAADVLTLFANSDSPTLGVTEIAHHLELSKAVVHRILTSLRHKAYVDLDEKTRRYSLGPAALNLGLSHMQRLDVRTVARPFMQSLSDATGETATLSIHSGAHRTYVDQITPPREVKMTVQLGRPFPLHAGASSRAFLASDDEREAYLDHGNLERLTEHTITDQERLRELMRQIRAQGYATSSGERQPGASSVAAPVFDHEGRPVAVMSVCGPAERFAGEVEAATTLLLAATTSVSEELGYRPSRAEGGTNVHI, from the coding sequence ATGTGTGTGCATACGAACAACATATCGGAAGGGCAGACAGTCACGGCAATCGAACGGGCTGCCGACGTACTGACCCTCTTCGCGAACTCGGACTCACCAACACTGGGAGTCACCGAGATCGCCCATCATCTCGAACTCTCCAAGGCGGTCGTCCATCGAATCCTCACGTCGCTCCGCCACAAGGCGTATGTGGATCTCGATGAGAAGACGCGGCGGTACTCGCTGGGACCTGCTGCACTGAATCTGGGCCTTTCCCACATGCAGCGCCTGGATGTGCGAACCGTCGCCCGTCCGTTCATGCAGAGCCTCTCGGACGCAACCGGGGAGACAGCGACACTCTCGATTCACAGCGGCGCCCACCGAACCTACGTCGATCAGATCACGCCGCCGCGTGAAGTCAAGATGACCGTGCAGCTGGGAAGGCCGTTCCCGCTCCATGCAGGTGCCTCGTCGAGAGCTTTTCTCGCGTCCGACGATGAGCGAGAGGCATACCTGGACCACGGCAACCTGGAAAGGCTCACCGAGCACACGATCACCGATCAAGAACGTCTGCGTGAACTCATGCGCCAGATCCGCGCGCAAGGATATGCGACGTCCAGCGGCGAGCGCCAGCCCGGTGCGTCATCGGTTGCTGCGCCCGTGTTCGATCACGAGGGTCGACCGGTCGCCGTGATGAGTGTGTGCGGCCCGGCCGAACGGTTCGCCGGTGAAGTCGAAGCCGCAACCACCCTGCTGCTGGCAGCCACCACGTCGGTTTCAGAGGAACTCGGATACCGGCCATCTCGTGCTGAAGGAGGAACCAATGTCCACATATGA
- a CDS encoding dihydroorotase family protein, with protein sequence MSTYDLLIRGGTLVTAEQDGIAADIGVKGGRVAAIADHLPTDQAEKVVDASGHVVLPGGVDPHFHIGIYQPVEQDAFHETQSSLVGGVTTVVSYFRTGSHYLDKTGSYEDIFPEVIDKTAGHAHTDFGYHLAPMTKEQVGEIDRLAGEDGVPSFKLYMFYKGLNLAADSTDAGTYTMAGSYDLGHEYAVMEAISAANDKYADRRVSLSIHCEQSELLTFFIDRVRSKGNPQSLADWSAGRPPLSERVAIEETVALAAATGCPINLLHLSSREALETAVEARKAHPHMDIHLETTLHFLALSNDKVTGLGGKVNPPLRTADDIEALWEGVRDGWISWVGSDHACCMMEQKGNDLWHALPGFGGTGLLYPVLLSEGYHKRDIPLSRIVQIASTTSAKAYGLYPRKGTIAVGSDADFAIVDLDLEQTVTTGMLLSAQDHTPFAGVDVKGWPTTTILRGKVIYQDGKVMGPPIGRFIKRPV encoded by the coding sequence ATGTCCACATATGACCTACTCATCAGAGGCGGAACGCTGGTGACCGCCGAACAAGATGGCATCGCCGCTGATATCGGCGTCAAAGGAGGCCGGGTGGCCGCCATCGCCGACCACCTGCCAACTGATCAGGCCGAGAAGGTCGTTGATGCGTCAGGGCATGTCGTGCTCCCGGGTGGAGTCGACCCTCACTTCCACATAGGGATCTACCAGCCGGTCGAGCAAGACGCGTTCCATGAGACCCAGTCCTCGTTGGTCGGTGGCGTCACGACGGTGGTCAGCTACTTCCGGACCGGCAGCCACTACCTCGACAAGACCGGTTCGTACGAGGACATCTTCCCCGAAGTGATCGACAAGACCGCCGGTCACGCTCACACCGACTTTGGCTACCACCTCGCTCCGATGACCAAGGAGCAGGTGGGCGAGATCGACCGGCTCGCCGGGGAAGACGGGGTGCCCTCGTTCAAGCTGTACATGTTCTACAAGGGCCTGAACCTGGCTGCCGACTCCACCGACGCGGGCACCTACACGATGGCCGGCAGCTACGACCTCGGTCACGAGTACGCCGTCATGGAGGCGATCAGTGCCGCCAACGACAAGTACGCAGACCGGCGTGTCTCCCTATCGATCCACTGTGAGCAGTCCGAGCTGCTCACGTTCTTCATCGACCGGGTCCGCAGCAAGGGGAACCCTCAGAGTCTCGCCGACTGGAGCGCCGGCCGGCCGCCGCTGAGCGAACGCGTCGCCATCGAGGAAACGGTCGCTCTTGCCGCGGCAACCGGATGCCCCATCAATCTGCTGCATCTCTCCTCTCGAGAGGCTCTCGAGACGGCCGTGGAGGCCCGCAAGGCCCATCCTCACATGGATATCCATCTGGAGACAACACTGCACTTCCTCGCCCTCTCGAACGACAAGGTGACCGGGTTGGGCGGCAAGGTGAATCCACCACTGCGCACCGCCGACGACATCGAGGCACTGTGGGAAGGCGTGCGCGACGGATGGATCAGCTGGGTCGGTTCCGACCATGCGTGCTGCATGATGGAGCAGAAGGGCAACGACCTGTGGCACGCCCTGCCGGGCTTCGGCGGGACCGGGCTTCTCTACCCCGTACTCCTGAGCGAGGGATATCACAAGCGGGACATTCCCCTTTCTCGCATCGTTCAGATCGCTTCGACGACCAGCGCGAAGGCGTATGGCTTGTACCCGAGAAAAGGGACGATCGCGGTCGGCAGCGACGCCGATTTCGCCATCGTCGACCTCGATCTCGAACAGACCGTGACAACCGGGATGCTCCTGTCGGCCCAAGACCACACCCCGTTCGCAGGTGTAGACGTCAAAGGCTGGCCGACGACAACGATCCTGCGTGGCAAGGTCATCTATCAGGACGGCAAGGTCATGGGACCTCCCATCGGGCGCTTCATCAAGCGTCCGGTCTGA
- a CDS encoding FAD-binding protein: MSPSVDVDVVVAGAGAAGLAASLAAAEAGKSVALLEAKETFRFGSNTSMSTAMVPAAGSRWQAAAGIDDSPERFYDDIMRKTKGSADPIVARALTNVAPELVVWMADNLEVPLSLVTDFHYPGHSRDRCHAVPDRAGRTLHRHLLEAVKCSEEITVIVPMRVTGVQLEAGALASVEAETPDGGHEVIRTGSLVLATNGFGAVPELVHRFIPEIESGLYFGGDGSTGDALSIGAMVGADTACLDAYQGHGSVATPHGVLVTWAVVMHGGFLVNALGRRFGNEPTGYSEYAVQVLRQPGGEAWVIFDGRIDRACRVFKDYDDLLEVGAVRWAEDVGALAEVIDVDAAVLGATIAEADKASRGRVKDPFGRTDWEAPLEAPFAAVKVTGALFHTQGGLRVDDNARVLRGGSPIHGLYAAGGAAVGISGHGAEGYLAGNGLLSALGLGYLAGRSVGQSG, encoded by the coding sequence ATGAGCCCATCGGTCGATGTCGACGTCGTCGTGGCCGGAGCCGGGGCGGCCGGACTCGCTGCATCGCTGGCGGCAGCGGAAGCAGGCAAGTCCGTGGCGCTGCTTGAGGCCAAGGAGACCTTTCGGTTCGGCTCGAACACGTCGATGAGCACCGCCATGGTTCCCGCCGCGGGCAGCCGTTGGCAGGCGGCGGCGGGCATCGATGACTCACCGGAACGCTTCTATGACGACATCATGCGCAAGACGAAGGGGAGTGCGGATCCGATCGTCGCGAGAGCGCTGACGAACGTCGCACCCGAGTTGGTTGTGTGGATGGCCGACAACCTGGAGGTGCCGCTGAGTCTCGTCACAGACTTTCATTATCCGGGCCACTCACGTGATCGCTGTCATGCCGTGCCTGATCGTGCAGGCAGAACGTTGCACCGGCACCTGCTCGAGGCCGTGAAGTGCTCCGAGGAGATCACGGTGATCGTGCCCATGCGTGTCACCGGGGTACAGCTCGAAGCAGGTGCCCTTGCGAGTGTGGAGGCAGAGACGCCCGATGGCGGCCATGAGGTGATCCGCACCGGTTCGCTCGTGTTGGCGACCAATGGCTTTGGGGCCGTGCCGGAGCTCGTACACCGTTTCATTCCTGAGATCGAGAGTGGTCTGTACTTCGGTGGAGACGGTTCGACAGGAGATGCCCTTTCGATCGGTGCGATGGTGGGCGCGGACACGGCATGCCTCGATGCCTATCAGGGACATGGCTCGGTTGCGACTCCACACGGGGTGCTGGTGACCTGGGCGGTGGTGATGCACGGAGGGTTCCTCGTCAACGCTCTGGGCCGTCGTTTCGGGAACGAGCCGACAGGATACTCCGAGTATGCGGTGCAAGTCCTGCGACAGCCCGGCGGAGAGGCGTGGGTGATCTTTGACGGTCGTATCGACAGGGCCTGTCGAGTGTTCAAAGACTACGACGACCTCCTTGAGGTCGGAGCGGTCCGATGGGCCGAAGATGTCGGCGCACTCGCCGAAGTGATCGATGTCGACGCTGCCGTGCTCGGTGCGACCATCGCCGAGGCAGACAAGGCATCCCGGGGTCGGGTGAAGGACCCGTTTGGGCGCACCGACTGGGAGGCCCCGCTGGAGGCGCCATTCGCCGCGGTGAAGGTGACCGGCGCCCTGTTCCACACCCAGGGCGGTCTGCGGGTCGACGACAACGCCAGGGTTCTTCGTGGCGGGTCCCCGATTCATGGACTGTACGCTGCCGGAGGGGCTGCCGTCGGCATCTCTGGCCATGGCGCGGAGGGTTACCTTGCCGGCAACGGTCTCCTGTCTGCTCTCGGTCTTGGCTATCTCGCCGGGCGATCGGTCGGGCAGTCTGGTTGA
- a CDS encoding hydantoin racemase, which produces MRIRAITPIVVPNEELVRRQARYAALAPPPLEIELVSISGGPDRLESAEQIRESEQWVFDEAMRTDPRRYDAILPDCVLDPALERLASEAPVPVFGITKLTAGYLAALGHTFGAVTRTSAIANELTGRIEAFGLGGHLDVVKVLHLDLEDIVRTETWNGALAAALDELKAHNVDSVINGCSAVEVQPSQGPTVIDPTALALELLALAARRHLVVRRTE; this is translated from the coding sequence ATGCGCATACGAGCGATTACCCCGATCGTGGTCCCCAACGAGGAACTTGTTCGCCGACAGGCCCGTTACGCGGCGCTCGCCCCGCCGCCCCTGGAGATCGAACTGGTCAGCATCTCCGGGGGGCCCGACCGGCTTGAGAGCGCAGAGCAGATCCGGGAATCCGAGCAGTGGGTATTCGACGAGGCGATGCGCACCGACCCGCGACGATACGATGCGATCCTGCCCGACTGTGTCCTCGATCCTGCTCTCGAGCGGCTGGCCTCCGAGGCGCCGGTGCCCGTGTTCGGCATCACGAAGCTGACCGCCGGCTACCTCGCCGCGCTGGGGCACACGTTTGGAGCGGTAACCCGGACTTCGGCCATCGCGAACGAGCTGACTGGACGGATCGAAGCATTCGGGTTGGGCGGGCATCTCGACGTGGTGAAGGTCCTGCATCTTGATCTCGAAGACATCGTCCGGACCGAAACATGGAATGGGGCCCTCGCGGCTGCTCTTGACGAGTTGAAGGCACACAACGTCGACTCGGTCATCAACGGGTGCTCGGCCGTGGAGGTACAGCCCTCCCAGGGGCCGACGGTCATCGATCCGACCGCTCTTGCGCTCGAACTGCTGGCTTTGGCTGCTCGACGCCATCTCGTCGTGAGAAGGACGGAATGA
- a CDS encoding MmgE/PrpD family protein, whose product MGEKQRMGREVTNALRSLGSFVSQLRWEETPPSIQDRTLLVLYDTLGVAAAGARTSEVARFADRWVTQGPVPLVGLGRTMATEPSVWINAMAICCLELDEGSKFARGHPAGHVLPAALALGFETAPSGKQWLTAFLAGYEIAARYGRATRLHPGVHPHGNWGSAGAAAAAARLLGLDAEQTAAGLDAASGLVLAAPFESAFTGNLIRNTWMGAAGVAGVVAARMAAAGLARTDDTAVYSLGRILGSFDVEELIADLGVRFEISNGYFKRHAACAYTHSAADAVELLREPWELAQIVSVDVETYSIASSLNRTEWPSRLAAMFSIPYVVAVMLRDGSFGPAATDAEHRADPQVQALAARVSVRATEEFERRLPERRGARVTVHLADGTARTAEVENPIGAEAHRPLGWREIRSKLAALIGASASEDLEAIVRALPEAPQAREPLSVLVEEVD is encoded by the coding sequence ATGGGTGAAAAGCAACGAATGGGCAGAGAGGTCACGAACGCGTTGCGGAGCCTGGGATCGTTTGTCTCGCAGCTCAGGTGGGAGGAGACGCCACCGAGCATTCAGGATCGGACGCTGCTCGTTCTCTATGACACTCTCGGAGTCGCTGCAGCGGGAGCGAGGACATCCGAGGTCGCCCGCTTCGCCGACCGTTGGGTCACGCAGGGGCCGGTTCCCCTGGTCGGGTTGGGGCGGACCATGGCGACGGAGCCGTCTGTCTGGATCAACGCGATGGCCATCTGCTGTCTCGAACTCGACGAGGGCAGCAAGTTCGCGCGAGGACATCCTGCCGGCCATGTGCTCCCGGCAGCGTTGGCGTTGGGCTTCGAGACCGCGCCGTCCGGAAAACAGTGGTTGACGGCGTTTCTGGCCGGATACGAGATCGCCGCTCGTTATGGTCGCGCCACCCGGCTGCACCCGGGAGTCCATCCGCATGGCAACTGGGGGTCCGCTGGAGCCGCAGCAGCGGCCGCCCGCTTGTTGGGGCTCGACGCCGAGCAGACTGCCGCCGGACTCGATGCCGCGTCTGGATTGGTGCTGGCGGCACCGTTCGAGTCTGCGTTCACCGGGAATCTGATTCGCAACACCTGGATGGGCGCCGCCGGCGTTGCAGGAGTCGTTGCGGCCCGGATGGCTGCCGCAGGCCTTGCTCGCACCGATGATACGGCCGTATACAGTCTCGGAAGGATTCTCGGATCATTCGACGTCGAGGAACTCATCGCCGATCTCGGTGTCCGATTCGAGATCTCCAATGGCTACTTCAAGCGCCACGCAGCATGCGCATATACTCATTCCGCCGCCGACGCGGTCGAGCTGCTCCGCGAGCCGTGGGAACTCGCGCAGATCGTGTCGGTCGACGTCGAAACATACAGTATCGCTTCAAGCCTGAACCGGACCGAATGGCCGTCACGGTTGGCCGCCATGTTCTCCATCCCCTATGTCGTGGCGGTCATGCTGCGCGATGGGAGCTTCGGTCCGGCGGCAACGGATGCTGAACACCGGGCGGACCCGCAGGTGCAAGCTCTGGCGGCGAGAGTGTCGGTCCGCGCAACCGAAGAGTTCGAACGTCGCCTGCCGGAACGGCGCGGGGCCCGGGTCACGGTGCATCTGGCCGACGGGACCGCCCGGACGGCCGAAGTCGAGAACCCGATCGGAGCCGAGGCGCACCGTCCCCTGGGCTGGCGAGAGATTCGCAGCAAACTGGCCGCCCTGATCGGAGCGTCTGCTTCCGAGGATCTCGAGGCGATCGTCCGTGCACTTCCGGAGGCTCCGCAGGCCCGCGAACCACTATCCGTACTCGTCGAGGAGGTCGACTGA
- a CDS encoding ABC transporter ATP-binding protein — protein MLEIDALHAGYGDLEVLHGVSLRVSEGEVVALIGANGAGKTTTMRTVSGLMRPTSGTITYEGNPIHTWRPRRIVEHGLIQVPEARKLFPGLTVAENLAMGAYRRGRSRQTETLKEVLEIFPRLEERRCQEAGTLSGGEQQMLAIGRALMARPKLLMLDEPSLGLAPILVAGIFDVVRDISRRGVTVVLVEQNAVHALQICDRGYVLESGHVVIEGTGEQLLGNDRVRSAYLGM, from the coding sequence TTGCTGGAGATTGACGCGCTTCACGCCGGCTACGGCGACCTGGAGGTCCTCCACGGAGTCTCGCTACGGGTGAGTGAGGGGGAAGTGGTCGCGCTCATCGGCGCAAATGGTGCCGGCAAGACGACAACGATGAGGACGGTGTCGGGTCTCATGCGACCTACGAGTGGAACCATTACGTATGAAGGGAACCCTATTCACACGTGGAGACCTCGCCGCATTGTTGAGCACGGGCTCATTCAGGTGCCGGAAGCGAGAAAGCTGTTCCCGGGACTCACGGTGGCCGAGAACCTTGCCATGGGGGCATATCGACGGGGGAGATCTCGGCAGACCGAGACCCTGAAAGAAGTCCTGGAGATTTTCCCCCGTCTCGAGGAGCGCCGATGTCAGGAGGCTGGGACGCTCAGCGGAGGTGAACAGCAGATGCTGGCGATCGGCCGGGCACTCATGGCGCGTCCGAAGCTGCTCATGCTCGACGAGCCCTCGTTGGGCCTGGCGCCCATACTCGTGGCCGGCATCTTCGACGTTGTGCGTGATATCAGCCGGCGTGGGGTCACCGTGGTACTCGTTGAGCAGAACGCCGTGCATGCTCTACAGATCTGTGACAGAGGCTATGTGCTGGAAAGCGGACACGTTGTCATCGAGGGAACGGGTGAGCAACTGCTGGGCAACGATCGGGTCCGGTCGGCGTACTTGGGGATGTGA
- a CDS encoding ABC transporter ATP-binding protein, with translation MSVLLEVRNISKSFGGLQAVKNVSLDLNEGEILGLIGPNGAGKTTLFNLISGAIRTDRGEIRFRGDSLVGLPAFTVAERGIARTFQVVKPFGQLSVLSNVMVGAFLRVRDPADARRKASEVIHFVGLDSMMQMPASSLTLAARKRLELARALATEPTLLLLDEVMAGLTPTEGAEMVEIVREIRSKGISILVIEHVMAAMMSVSDRIAVLHHGEVLAVGVPGAIARNQAVIDAYLGQEFQIAGD, from the coding sequence ATGAGTGTCCTCCTTGAAGTCCGGAACATCTCGAAGTCCTTCGGAGGGCTTCAAGCCGTGAAGAATGTCAGCCTCGACCTGAACGAAGGCGAGATCCTCGGCCTCATCGGTCCGAACGGAGCCGGCAAGACCACTCTCTTCAACCTGATCAGCGGCGCTATCCGGACCGACCGTGGCGAGATTCGATTCAGGGGAGATTCGCTGGTCGGGCTCCCCGCCTTCACGGTCGCGGAACGGGGCATCGCGCGCACGTTCCAGGTGGTGAAGCCTTTCGGGCAGCTCAGTGTGCTTTCCAATGTCATGGTGGGGGCATTCCTGCGCGTTCGTGACCCGGCCGACGCTCGGCGTAAGGCAAGTGAGGTGATCCACTTTGTAGGACTCGACTCCATGATGCAGATGCCGGCCTCGTCGTTGACGCTGGCGGCTCGCAAGCGCCTCGAGCTCGCTCGAGCGTTGGCGACGGAACCGACGCTGCTGCTCCTCGACGAAGTCATGGCGGGCTTGACTCCCACAGAGGGTGCCGAGATGGTGGAGATCGTGCGCGAGATTCGGAGCAAGGGCATCTCCATCCTTGTCATCGAACATGTCATGGCGGCCATGATGTCGGTTTCGGACCGGATTGCGGTCCTGCACCACGGGGAGGTGCTCGCTGTCGGAGTGCCCGGCGCAATCGCTCGGAATCAGGCCGTCATCGACGCGTACCTCGGTCAGGAGTTCCAGATTGCTGGAGATTGA
- a CDS encoding branched-chain amino acid ABC transporter permease, with protein sequence MNPVRIGSQDVRALVIVVILLALLPFFLSRFALTVATVALMFALMGTGWNMMGGYAGQFSFGHAAYFGIGAYTVAVLLTKYLLSPWVGLLIGGALAAVFGLVTGYLSFRYKLRGAYFALATFAFAEMLRLLASGSSFINKAIGIHIPLVGGDDWARFQFENTQRNSYFVILLLLALALAATVWMVRSRAGHYMVAIRDDEDAAAALGVDPLKYKLLAVALSGFFTALAGGFYVQYFLFIDPDLAFGALVSVQILLRPIVGGVGTIWGPLVGAGVLAVLGEGTRTLVRQPPAFLSFLQGVNGLDGMLFGAFLIVVIIFAPEGVVGVVRRIRTRMER encoded by the coding sequence ATGAATCCCGTCCGGATCGGATCACAGGACGTTCGTGCGCTGGTGATCGTCGTGATACTGCTCGCCCTTCTACCGTTCTTCCTTTCGCGTTTTGCGCTCACCGTTGCGACCGTGGCACTGATGTTCGCTCTCATGGGAACCGGCTGGAACATGATGGGTGGCTACGCGGGTCAATTCTCATTCGGACACGCCGCCTACTTCGGTATCGGCGCATACACGGTGGCAGTTCTGCTCACGAAGTACTTGCTGTCGCCTTGGGTCGGGCTGCTGATCGGTGGAGCATTGGCCGCCGTCTTCGGTCTTGTGACCGGGTATCTCTCGTTTCGGTACAAGCTCAGGGGTGCGTACTTCGCACTTGCCACGTTCGCGTTCGCTGAGATGTTGCGTCTGCTTGCCAGTGGTTCGTCGTTCATCAACAAGGCGATCGGTATTCATATCCCGTTGGTGGGGGGTGATGACTGGGCCAGGTTCCAGTTCGAGAACACCCAACGCAACTCCTATTTCGTCATTCTCCTGCTTTTGGCACTGGCATTGGCGGCCACCGTGTGGATGGTGCGGTCACGAGCCGGCCACTACATGGTCGCCATACGGGACGACGAGGATGCAGCGGCTGCCCTGGGAGTGGATCCTCTCAAGTACAAGCTCTTGGCCGTGGCCTTGAGCGGGTTCTTCACCGCTCTTGCCGGCGGTTTCTATGTGCAGTATTTCCTCTTCATCGACCCGGATCTCGCCTTCGGCGCGCTCGTGTCCGTGCAGATTCTGCTGCGTCCCATAGTGGGCGGCGTGGGCACGATCTGGGGGCCCCTCGTCGGAGCGGGCGTCCTGGCGGTTCTCGGAGAAGGGACCCGCACACTCGTCCGGCAGCCGCCCGCGTTTCTGAGCTTCTTGCAGGGTGTCAACGGACTGGACGGGATGCTGTTCGGGGCGTTTCTCATCGTCGTGATCATTTTCGCACCGGAGGGTGTCGTTGGTGTTGTTCGACGCATCCGAACGAGGATGGAACGATGA